A genomic region of uncultured Paludibaculum sp. contains the following coding sequences:
- a CDS encoding tetratricopeptide repeat protein, translated as MDRLTRHDLKTDKFVEEVGQTVHYVDEHRKEMIRYGGIALAVIVLAAGGWYFYQTRKAERQTALAKAVETYNAPITATPREGAKSFATKAEKDKVMVKELNDLATKYSGTGEGAAGTYMLGLNAADEGKLDEAERYLKRAAEDGGKEYGSLAKLSLAQLYAGTGRVADAEKLLRGLIDNPTMFVAKDQATLTLARILSKTKPDEAKKLLEPLRTANGPISRIAIQAYTEVSAGK; from the coding sequence GTGGACCGCCTGACCAGACATGATTTGAAGACCGACAAGTTCGTCGAAGAAGTCGGTCAAACTGTACATTACGTCGACGAGCACCGCAAGGAAATGATTCGCTACGGTGGCATCGCCCTGGCTGTCATCGTTCTCGCGGCAGGCGGTTGGTACTTCTATCAGACCCGCAAAGCAGAGCGCCAGACGGCTCTGGCCAAGGCCGTCGAGACCTACAACGCGCCCATCACCGCTACTCCTCGGGAAGGCGCCAAGTCGTTCGCCACAAAGGCCGAGAAGGACAAGGTGATGGTGAAGGAGTTGAACGACTTGGCCACAAAGTACTCAGGCACTGGAGAAGGTGCGGCGGGTACCTACATGCTCGGTCTGAACGCGGCCGATGAAGGCAAACTCGACGAGGCGGAGCGGTACCTCAAGCGTGCGGCCGAGGACGGCGGCAAGGAGTATGGCTCTCTCGCCAAGCTGTCATTGGCCCAGTTGTACGCCGGTACTGGCAGGGTGGCCGACGCCGAGAAGCTGCTTCGCGGCCTCATTGACAACCCCACGATGTTCGTGGCCAAAGATCAGGCGACTCTCACTCTGGCTCGCATCCTCTCCAAGACCAAGCCCGACGAAGCCAAGAAGTTGCTGGAGCCTCTGCGCACAGCCAACGGCCCCATTAGCCGGATCGCCATCCAGGCGTACACCGAAGTCAGTGCTGGGAAGTAA
- a CDS encoding response regulator transcription factor: MPAAKTRSVIIAEELALFRDGIAAVCELSGRLSVVGSTSDGEQAWKLVEERKPDVVLVDLQIPQLHSLEIAKRLAEAGERDQTFRPRFTRCVILAMRRDRKTVLEVLRAGAQGYLLKTSTGAQLIDCVEQVIEGGIYVSPAVDVQSLFAPEKRGLIDDPIARLSAREFQVFSLLVEGVRAKEIAARLQLSPKTVDTYRSNLMKKLDIHDIPGLVKFAIQHQIIPG; the protein is encoded by the coding sequence ATGCCCGCAGCTAAAACACGTAGTGTCATCATTGCCGAGGAGCTCGCGCTGTTTCGCGACGGCATCGCCGCGGTGTGCGAGCTCTCCGGCCGTTTGAGCGTTGTCGGCTCCACCTCGGACGGCGAGCAAGCCTGGAAGCTGGTCGAGGAACGGAAGCCGGATGTTGTTCTGGTGGACCTCCAGATCCCCCAACTCCACTCCCTGGAGATCGCCAAGAGGCTGGCGGAAGCCGGTGAGCGCGATCAGACCTTTCGCCCCAGATTCACGCGCTGCGTCATTCTCGCCATGCGCCGTGACCGCAAGACAGTCCTGGAAGTTCTCCGCGCCGGGGCCCAAGGCTACCTCCTGAAAACCAGCACTGGCGCACAACTCATCGATTGCGTGGAGCAAGTGATCGAGGGCGGCATCTATGTCTCACCGGCCGTGGACGTTCAGAGCTTGTTTGCCCCGGAAAAACGAGGTCTGATCGACGACCCCATCGCCAGACTGAGCGCGCGCGAGTTCCAGGTATTCTCGCTGCTGGTGGAAGGAGTCCGGGCCAAGGAGATCGCGGCCCGCCTCCAACTGAGTCCGAAAACCGTGGATACCTATCGATCGAACCTAATGAAAAAACTGGACATCCACGACATTCCAGGCCTCGTCAAGTTCGCCATCCAGCATCAGATCATTCCCGGTTGA
- a CDS encoding STAS domain-containing protein, with amino-acid sequence MSVKLTTRQVGDVTVIDAAGRITLGEGSSTFRDSIKDLTTKGHKKVLLNLAEVTYIDSSGIGELVSGFTTVSNAGGNLKLLKLTKRIHDLLQITKLYTIFEVFDDEAAGLASFN; translated from the coding sequence GTGAGTGTTAAACTGACCACGCGCCAGGTCGGTGATGTGACCGTCATCGACGCCGCAGGCCGCATTACGTTGGGTGAGGGATCCTCCACCTTTCGTGACTCCATCAAGGACCTGACGACGAAGGGCCACAAAAAAGTGCTGCTCAACCTCGCCGAGGTAACTTACATCGACAGTTCCGGCATCGGCGAACTCGTCAGCGGTTTCACCACCGTGTCGAACGCCGGGGGCAATCTGAAGCTGTTGAAGCTGACCAAACGGATCCACGATCTGTTGCAGATCACCAAACTGTATACGATTTTCGAAGTTTTTGACGACGAAGCGGCGGGATTGGCGAGCTTTAACTAG
- a CDS encoding ATP-binding protein, whose translation MSNLENPNNVIVDEYLESSLDSVDSSEERAKVAAEQVGLPEDDAYQVGYAVREAMVNAIVHGNRYSANKRVHFVLSRTKSSIQVLIEDEGTGFLPDQQADPLAEENLLSQSGRGIMIIRSFVDEFVIEKSERGGTRVVLRKSIPPGT comes from the coding sequence ATGAGCAACCTGGAGAATCCAAACAACGTGATCGTGGACGAGTACCTCGAATCGAGCTTGGACAGCGTCGATTCCAGTGAAGAACGAGCCAAAGTGGCGGCCGAGCAGGTCGGACTGCCCGAGGATGATGCCTACCAGGTGGGCTACGCGGTGCGAGAGGCCATGGTCAATGCGATCGTCCATGGCAATCGCTACAGCGCCAACAAGCGTGTGCATTTCGTACTGAGTCGTACGAAATCCTCCATCCAAGTTCTGATCGAGGACGAAGGGACGGGCTTCCTGCCCGATCAACAGGCTGATCCCCTGGCGGAAGAGAATCTCCTCAGCCAGTCCGGCCGCGGTATCATGATCATCCGGTCCTTCGTGGATGAGTTTGTGATTGAGAAGTCGGAGCGCGGCGGTACCCGGGTCGTGCTTCGGAAATCGATTCCTCCGGGAACTTAA
- a CDS encoding carboxypeptidase regulatory-like domain-containing protein — MNHVRSVAVVALLLCALCLGAFAQSDNSAISGIVKDPSGGGVPNAKVVITNEGTAFERTATTNESGFYTVTNIQPGFYDVVVEAAGFKKFSKTHNKLEAALPMQVNVDLTVGQLSESVTVEANAAQLNTESAAVGKTVEQAQIQNLALNGRNPLFLAVLKPGVRRGSPMNGFSYGLDSGGLTINGGRSQDSLITFDGAVGIRTRANGTSIGTADLDTVQEVQVLTANYSAEYGRSSAGQIRMVTKSGTKQFHGTAYEYFRNNNLDANSWDRNRRASTNFVAPQKYNQFGFNVNGPVMIPKVFNENREKLFFLFSQEYVRRRYEDTLSQRVPTLAMRGGDFSELLGNNIFYDTKGGTQPRIINDPTNGAPFAGNIIPADRLSANGTAFLRTYYAPNGSFGTNNWLLVRPGRQNQRKDTVAIDYNPAANQFVKFRLANYSYDGLDTSRGGFDYAITDWERPNRTASLAHTWTLSPTMINEFLVSGSVDRVRIGVDRTGERYLRSRPGINYPYIFPDHKEIYDKVPTIEIPNLGTIDGGPYPSSSAGPIYQISNNITKIVNNHTFKFGALWERSGQNDFDQINVSGVPGGTNNQNGRFIFQDSRPAGAPGTGTGIANAAMGLFSTYAEIGPRAYTPYRSHMAEFFGQDSWRVNSKLKIEIGFRATWQNGYYKSLWGNIAIFDANRYDATKAAVVDRTTGYVLSGNRYNGVVIPGSSFPDAGKGRVPAIDSGLYNNLLSGGSAYPSNNQWNWMPRLGIAYSATNKDVIRAGFGGFASRPGVYDNAFLGGNPPFQPMVSITNGVADNPGGGSNNAFPQFFQTVDPVYKIPISYNWNATYQRQLTSDTTVEVGYIGTTGLFLARTRDVNQLKTGTTFLPENAGANVNYLRPYKGFADITMTEHSGRSTYHALQLEVSRRFTKGLMYGFAYTYGKAMDNNSGLRDLFIDYYNPQLNWGKSSNDVRHTVVSNIVYELPFFNKANSRLVKSIAGGWQASGVIQFQTGAPLTIARTDDYLGTGAANDKPWSLTGDTDRPLKFANQNAAGNYTGITDYWFNPRPNGTLWAYKPANGTLPNQNRNSISFNNTGFQNWNMALFKAFRVTESQSVQFRFEAFNLPNHPNWSGVDTNATSTSFGMVTGKSSERNIQLSLRYSF, encoded by the coding sequence ATGAACCATGTGCGTTCTGTCGCAGTGGTAGCACTGCTTCTCTGCGCTCTCTGTTTGGGCGCATTCGCACAGTCGGACAACTCCGCCATTTCGGGCATTGTCAAGGACCCGAGCGGCGGTGGTGTTCCCAACGCCAAAGTTGTCATAACTAATGAAGGAACCGCTTTCGAACGTACGGCCACCACCAACGAGAGCGGCTTCTACACCGTCACCAACATTCAGCCCGGCTTCTACGATGTCGTCGTCGAGGCCGCCGGGTTCAAGAAGTTCTCCAAGACCCACAACAAACTGGAAGCGGCACTTCCGATGCAGGTCAACGTCGACCTCACCGTCGGCCAGCTCAGCGAGTCCGTCACCGTTGAGGCCAATGCCGCCCAGCTCAACACGGAATCGGCCGCTGTCGGAAAGACCGTCGAACAGGCCCAAATTCAGAATCTCGCCCTTAACGGCCGCAATCCCCTGTTCCTCGCCGTCCTGAAGCCCGGGGTCCGCCGTGGCTCCCCGATGAATGGGTTCTCCTACGGTCTCGACTCCGGTGGTCTCACCATCAACGGCGGCCGCAGCCAGGACTCGCTCATCACCTTCGACGGTGCTGTCGGCATCCGTACCCGCGCCAACGGCACCTCCATCGGCACCGCTGACCTCGATACCGTCCAGGAAGTCCAGGTACTTACCGCCAACTACTCGGCTGAGTACGGCCGCTCCTCGGCTGGTCAGATCCGCATGGTCACCAAGTCCGGAACCAAGCAGTTCCACGGCACTGCTTATGAATACTTCCGCAACAACAACCTCGACGCCAATAGCTGGGACCGCAACCGACGCGCTTCCACCAATTTCGTTGCTCCACAGAAGTACAACCAGTTCGGTTTTAATGTCAATGGCCCCGTGATGATTCCCAAGGTGTTCAACGAGAACCGTGAGAAGTTGTTCTTCCTGTTCAGCCAGGAATATGTACGCAGGCGCTATGAAGACACCCTTTCCCAGCGCGTTCCCACTCTGGCCATGCGCGGCGGAGATTTCAGCGAACTGCTCGGCAACAACATCTTCTACGACACGAAGGGCGGAACCCAGCCCCGCATCATTAACGATCCCACCAACGGCGCCCCGTTTGCCGGCAACATCATCCCGGCCGACCGCCTCAGCGCCAACGGCACCGCGTTCCTGCGGACCTACTACGCGCCCAACGGCAGCTTCGGCACCAACAACTGGCTCCTCGTCCGGCCCGGCCGTCAGAACCAGCGCAAGGACACCGTCGCCATCGACTACAACCCCGCTGCTAACCAGTTCGTCAAGTTCCGTCTGGCCAACTACAGCTACGACGGCCTGGACACCAGCCGCGGCGGCTTCGATTACGCCATCACGGATTGGGAGCGCCCGAACCGAACCGCCAGCCTGGCCCACACCTGGACGCTCAGCCCGACGATGATCAATGAGTTCCTCGTCTCCGGCTCGGTCGATCGCGTGCGCATTGGCGTGGACCGCACCGGCGAGCGCTACCTCCGCTCCCGCCCGGGTATCAACTACCCCTACATTTTCCCCGACCACAAAGAGATCTACGACAAAGTCCCCACCATCGAGATTCCCAACCTGGGCACCATCGACGGCGGCCCGTACCCGTCGTCCTCCGCCGGCCCCATCTACCAGATCTCAAATAACATCACCAAGATCGTGAACAACCATACGTTCAAGTTCGGTGCCCTCTGGGAACGTTCGGGCCAGAACGACTTTGACCAGATCAATGTTAGCGGCGTCCCCGGTGGCACCAATAACCAGAACGGCCGCTTCATCTTCCAGGACTCGCGTCCGGCCGGCGCTCCCGGCACCGGCACTGGCATCGCCAACGCCGCCATGGGCCTATTCTCGACTTACGCCGAGATCGGTCCCCGCGCCTACACCCCCTACCGCAGCCACATGGCGGAGTTCTTCGGCCAGGACTCCTGGCGTGTCAACAGCAAGCTGAAGATCGAAATCGGCTTCCGCGCCACCTGGCAGAACGGCTACTACAAGTCCCTCTGGGGCAACATCGCCATCTTCGACGCCAACAGGTACGATGCCACCAAGGCGGCCGTCGTCGACCGCACCACGGGCTATGTGCTCTCCGGCAATCGCTATAACGGCGTGGTCATCCCCGGCTCCTCATTCCCCGACGCAGGCAAGGGCCGCGTGCCCGCCATCGACTCGGGTCTCTACAACAACCTGCTCTCCGGCGGCTCAGCCTACCCGTCCAACAACCAGTGGAACTGGATGCCCCGCCTCGGCATCGCCTACTCGGCCACCAACAAGGACGTCATCCGCGCCGGCTTCGGCGGCTTTGCCTCCCGTCCCGGCGTCTATGACAACGCCTTCCTCGGCGGCAATCCGCCCTTCCAGCCCATGGTGTCCATCACCAACGGCGTCGCCGACAATCCCGGTGGTGGTTCCAACAACGCGTTCCCGCAGTTCTTCCAAACGGTGGATCCTGTGTACAAGATCCCGATCAGCTATAACTGGAACGCCACCTACCAACGCCAACTCACCTCCGACACCACCGTCGAAGTGGGCTATATCGGTACCACCGGACTCTTCCTGGCCCGCACCCGCGACGTCAACCAACTGAAGACCGGCACTACCTTCCTGCCCGAGAACGCGGGCGCGAACGTGAACTACCTGCGCCCCTACAAGGGCTTCGCCGATATCACCATGACGGAGCACTCCGGCCGCAGCACCTACCACGCTCTGCAACTCGAAGTCAGCCGCCGCTTCACCAAGGGCCTGATGTACGGCTTCGCTTACACCTACGGCAAGGCGATGGACAACAACTCCGGGCTGCGCGACTTGTTCATCGACTACTACAATCCGCAGTTGAACTGGGGCAAGTCCTCCAACGATGTGCGCCACACCGTGGTCAGCAACATCGTCTACGAACTGCCGTTCTTCAACAAAGCCAACTCCAGACTGGTCAAGTCCATCGCCGGCGGCTGGCAGGCTTCTGGCGTCATTCAGTTCCAGACCGGCGCGCCGCTCACCATCGCCCGTACCGACGACTACCTCGGCACCGGCGCGGCCAACGACAAGCCCTGGAGCCTGACCGGCGACACCGACCGCCCGCTGAAGTTCGCCAACCAGAACGCGGCCGGCAACTATACCGGCATCACCGACTACTGGTTCAACCCGCGTCCGAACGGCACCCTGTGGGCCTACAAGCCCGCCAACGGTACGCTGCCGAACCAGAACCGCAACTCCATCTCCTTCAACAACACCGGCTTCCAGAACTGGAATATGGCGCTGTTCAAGGCCTTCCGTGTCACCGAAAGCCAGAGCGTTCAGTTCCGCTTTGAGGCCTTCAATCTCCCGAACCACCCGAACTGGAGCGGTGTCGACACCAACGCGACATCCACCTCCTTCGGCATGGTCACAGGCAAGAGCAGCGAGCGCAATATTCAGTTGAGCCTCCGCTACAGCTTCTAA
- a CDS encoding carboxypeptidase regulatory-like domain-containing protein, translating into MNRVRSGAVASILLCTLLQCAFPQSDNSTASGVVRDPSSAVVPNAKVVLKNQANGLTRETKTNESGNFVVPTIPSGMYTLTIELTGFKKYESKDNKIDASLPASFDVTLQVGSATEVVEVSATAAALQTESGAVGRLVEGKQLSDLQLNGRNPIFLALLKPGVRSGSMLSSFSYGMSQAGLSINGSRTQDVAIMYDGAPAVRTRSNGTSIGSADLDMTAEVQILTASYSAEYGRGAGGQVRVVSKSGTSQFHGTAYEYVRNQAFDANTWSRNRSASTNFAPSIHYNQYGYNFSGPVYIPKKWNDDKSKLFFVWSQEWVSHHRDSAGSKTVPTAAMRGGDFSELLSANNFYNYKTVGVINDPTTGAPFTGNVIPKSRLSTNGMGLLQVYPLPNYNVGTSTNFYSVALATTEQRKDSVSLDYLPTSKDSIKFRALLFHYVDTDPWGTSLLLTKKTTTRPNQTSSVNWTRTLSPTLVNELQVTASRDQVYLAMEDTATFNRTTYGINYAYIYPDGKDRPNKLPAIDMTGFSTYTGSPYPSQSTGPIYTISNNITNIRGNHILKAGFMFERSGQNDYDQINVNGVPGGTDNQNGRFVFTHTRTGGSGLALGNAALGLFDTYAEIGQRSFTPYRHHMVEWFVQDSWKVNSKLKLEYGIRHSIIQPYYSLWNNMTVFDPKYYDPSKAVSIDSKGNPIAGSGDLYNGIVIPGNGWPDAAIGRVSIAGNSAYDYLFRGGNEPRYYSNIDYFNFQPRLGMAYQITSKQVLRAGVGKFVTPLGVSDSVFLGGNPPLQPMASVSYGSVDNPGGGTAASFPLSVTTQAKEFHMPQSYTWNVNYEREVGFNTVLELAYVGRRSNYGQREKNINQAPLNSLYTNTGVDINAKRPYLGYGAIRETFNDANMSYNSAQINVNRRFTNGLSFGLAYTYSKCMDDGSAQRDIVPNTYDTHNLWGPCTNDTRHLAVINYIYALPFFKNSRGLVKGLVGGWQISGVTQFQTGTPNTVATGDDIAGVGSGSGSQIWDVNGDAILSNDQKGIRLNSGDKIYWFKTTTDSGAAMFTKPTQGTFTTQSNRSLIYNPGVQNWNLGIFKTFEINERHKVLLRGEAFSWLNHSNWSGADYTPTSSTFGMITSKADSPRQLQFSLRYSF; encoded by the coding sequence ATGAACAGAGTACGTTCAGGGGCTGTGGCATCCATACTCCTCTGCACCCTGCTTCAATGTGCATTCCCACAATCAGACAACTCGACGGCCAGTGGAGTTGTCCGAGATCCATCATCCGCAGTTGTCCCCAACGCGAAAGTTGTCCTCAAGAATCAAGCCAACGGCTTGACGCGTGAGACGAAAACGAACGAGTCGGGCAATTTTGTAGTTCCTACAATTCCGTCCGGTATGTATACGCTGACCATCGAACTGACCGGGTTCAAGAAGTACGAGTCCAAGGACAACAAGATCGATGCCAGTCTACCCGCCAGCTTCGATGTCACGCTGCAGGTAGGTTCGGCGACCGAAGTGGTGGAGGTTTCCGCCACGGCCGCAGCCCTGCAAACCGAATCCGGTGCAGTGGGCCGGTTGGTGGAAGGCAAGCAGTTGAGCGATCTGCAGCTCAATGGCCGCAATCCGATCTTCCTCGCGCTGCTGAAGCCAGGGGTCCGCAGCGGCAGCATGTTGTCTAGTTTCAGCTACGGCATGAGCCAGGCCGGCCTGTCGATCAACGGTTCGCGCACACAGGACGTCGCCATCATGTACGATGGCGCGCCCGCCGTGCGCACCCGTTCCAATGGCACGTCCATTGGTTCCGCGGATCTCGACATGACCGCCGAGGTTCAGATCCTCACCGCTTCGTATTCCGCTGAATACGGCCGCGGCGCGGGCGGCCAGGTGCGTGTGGTCAGCAAGAGCGGGACCAGCCAGTTTCACGGCACCGCCTACGAGTACGTCCGCAACCAGGCCTTCGACGCCAACACATGGAGCCGCAATCGCAGCGCCTCCACCAACTTCGCGCCGTCGATTCACTACAACCAATACGGCTACAACTTCAGCGGCCCGGTCTACATTCCGAAGAAATGGAATGACGACAAGAGCAAGCTGTTCTTCGTATGGTCGCAGGAGTGGGTTTCGCACCACCGCGATAGCGCCGGCTCGAAGACCGTTCCGACAGCCGCCATGCGGGGCGGCGATTTCAGCGAACTGTTGTCAGCCAACAATTTCTACAACTACAAGACTGTCGGTGTCATCAATGACCCCACCACGGGAGCCCCGTTCACGGGTAACGTGATCCCCAAGAGCCGGCTGAGCACGAATGGTATGGGCCTGCTGCAGGTCTACCCGCTGCCCAACTACAACGTTGGCACCAGCACGAACTTCTACAGCGTGGCCCTGGCCACCACGGAGCAGCGCAAGGACAGCGTGAGCCTCGACTATCTGCCAACTTCGAAGGACTCGATCAAATTCCGTGCCCTGCTGTTCCACTACGTGGATACGGACCCCTGGGGTACCAGCCTGCTGTTGACCAAGAAGACGACAACGCGACCGAATCAGACGTCGTCCGTCAACTGGACCCGCACCCTGAGTCCCACGCTGGTGAACGAACTCCAGGTGACAGCCAGCCGCGACCAGGTGTACCTCGCCATGGAAGACACCGCCACGTTCAACCGGACCACCTACGGCATCAACTACGCCTATATCTATCCGGACGGGAAGGACCGCCCCAACAAGCTGCCGGCCATCGACATGACCGGATTCTCCACCTATACGGGTAGCCCGTATCCTTCACAGTCCACGGGCCCCATCTACACCATCAGCAACAACATCACGAACATTCGCGGCAATCACATCCTGAAAGCCGGCTTCATGTTCGAACGGTCCGGCCAGAACGACTACGACCAGATCAACGTCAACGGAGTCCCCGGTGGCACCGACAACCAGAATGGCCGTTTTGTCTTCACGCACACTCGCACGGGCGGCAGCGGCCTCGCACTGGGCAACGCGGCGTTGGGCCTCTTCGACACCTACGCCGAAATCGGCCAGCGCAGCTTCACCCCCTATCGCCACCACATGGTGGAGTGGTTCGTCCAGGATAGCTGGAAGGTCAACTCCAAGCTGAAGCTCGAGTACGGCATCCGTCACTCGATCATCCAGCCCTACTACTCCCTATGGAACAACATGACGGTCTTCGACCCGAAATACTACGATCCCTCGAAGGCAGTCTCCATTGACTCCAAGGGCAATCCCATTGCCGGCTCCGGCGATCTCTACAACGGCATCGTCATCCCTGGAAATGGTTGGCCGGATGCGGCAATAGGGCGAGTCAGCATCGCCGGTAACTCGGCTTACGACTATCTATTCCGTGGCGGCAACGAGCCGCGCTACTACTCCAACATCGACTACTTCAACTTCCAACCCCGACTCGGCATGGCTTATCAGATCACGTCGAAACAGGTGCTGCGCGCAGGCGTCGGCAAGTTTGTGACGCCCCTCGGCGTCAGCGACTCGGTTTTCCTGGGCGGCAACCCGCCCCTGCAACCGATGGCGTCGGTATCCTATGGCTCGGTCGACAACCCCGGCGGCGGCACGGCGGCGAGTTTCCCGCTGAGTGTTACCACCCAGGCCAAGGAGTTCCACATGCCGCAGAGCTACACGTGGAACGTGAACTACGAGCGCGAAGTCGGCTTCAACACCGTCCTGGAACTCGCCTACGTCGGACGCCGCTCCAACTACGGGCAGCGGGAGAAGAACATCAATCAGGCGCCGCTCAACTCGCTGTACACCAACACCGGCGTGGACATCAACGCCAAGCGGCCCTACCTCGGGTATGGTGCCATCCGCGAGACTTTCAACGACGCCAACATGAGCTACAACAGCGCCCAGATCAACGTGAACCGGCGCTTTACGAACGGCCTCAGCTTTGGCCTCGCCTACACCTACTCAAAGTGCATGGACGATGGCAGCGCGCAGCGCGACATCGTTCCCAACACGTACGACACCCACAACCTGTGGGGCCCCTGCACCAACGATACCCGCCACCTGGCCGTGATCAACTACATCTACGCCCTACCGTTCTTCAAGAACAGCCGGGGCTTGGTGAAGGGGCTCGTGGGCGGATGGCAGATCAGCGGTGTCACGCAGTTCCAGACTGGCACACCGAACACCGTCGCCACTGGCGACGACATCGCCGGTGTGGGCAGCGGTAGCGGCTCGCAGATCTGGGACGTGAACGGCGACGCCATCCTCTCGAACGACCAGAAGGGCATCCGTCTGAACTCGGGTGACAAGATCTACTGGTTCAAGACCACCACGGACAGTGGCGCGGCTATGTTCACGAAGCCCACCCAGGGCACATTCACGACGCAGTCCAACCGCAGCCTGATCTACAACCCCGGCGTGCAGAACTGGAATCTCGGCATCTTCAAGACGTTCGAGATCAACGAGCGTCACAAGGTGCTGCTGCGCGGCGAAGCGTTCAGTTGGCTGAACCACTCGAACTGGAGTGGCGCCGACTACACGCCGACCAGTTCCACCTTCGGCATGATCACCAGCAAGGCGGACAGCCCGCGCCAGCTGCAGTTCAGCCTCCGCTATTCGTTCTAG
- a CDS encoding ABC transporter ATP-binding protein: MIIAELRNVRKRFGPVAALDGFDLQIEQGQLLALLGRNGAGKTTATKLLLGLASADEGAARVFGHDPHQHAGRVRTGTMLQAGQVPETLRVAEHIQLFSSYYPKPLAAGEAIRAAGLEGLERRMFGSLSGGQRQRVLFALAICGRPDLLLLDEPTVGLDVDSRRGLWKHIRHFVAGGGSVLLTTHYLEEADALADHVTVIDKGRRVAEGSPAEIKRSICARRISCITELADDRLRSLEGVQSVTRAGGRVTLTAVDSDTVLHRLIAADPGVREVEIQGAGLEEAFLALTEVAQ, from the coding sequence ATGATCATCGCGGAACTTCGGAATGTCAGGAAACGATTTGGCCCGGTAGCGGCGCTGGATGGCTTCGATCTCCAAATCGAACAGGGACAACTGCTGGCGCTGCTGGGGCGAAACGGCGCGGGCAAGACCACGGCCACCAAGCTGCTGCTGGGCCTGGCTTCGGCCGACGAAGGAGCGGCACGCGTCTTCGGCCACGACCCTCACCAGCACGCCGGTCGCGTTCGCACCGGCACCATGCTACAGGCCGGACAGGTGCCCGAAACGCTGCGTGTGGCCGAGCACATCCAGCTCTTCTCCAGCTATTACCCCAAGCCTCTGGCCGCCGGGGAAGCGATCCGGGCGGCTGGCCTGGAGGGCCTGGAACGGCGGATGTTCGGCTCTCTTTCCGGAGGCCAGCGCCAGCGGGTTCTGTTTGCCCTGGCCATCTGCGGCCGGCCCGATCTGCTGCTGCTGGACGAACCGACGGTCGGCCTGGATGTGGACAGCCGCCGCGGCCTGTGGAAACATATCCGCCACTTCGTCGCGGGCGGAGGCAGCGTCCTGTTGACGACCCACTATCTGGAGGAGGCCGACGCGCTGGCGGACCATGTAACCGTCATCGACAAGGGGCGCCGCGTCGCCGAAGGCTCTCCGGCCGAGATCAAGCGCTCCATCTGCGCCCGCCGCATCTCCTGTATCACGGAGCTTGCGGACGACCGGCTGCGGTCTTTGGAAGGAGTGCAATCAGTGACCCGCGCCGGTGGACGCGTCACCCTTACCGCAGTCGACAGCGACACCGTGCTCCACAGATTGATCGCAGCCGATCCCGGGGTTCGTGAAGTGGAGATCCAGGGCGCCGGCCTGGAAGAAGCGTTTCTTGCACTGACGGAGGTGGCCCAATGA
- a CDS encoding ABC transporter permease has protein sequence MNTYWLEAKFQFLSLLRTPRFAVPTLLLPPLFYLFFGILMNTGHVPPVSMAQSVLIGYAVFGALAASMWGVAVTLANERNLGWLEVKRASPMPLGSYFASKIAAAMAFSLTILLLLGLLAQYLGHVGLSAAQWLQLAICVLVASIPLCGMGLLVGTLTSASATPAVVNLISMPMAICSGLWIPIDFLPAEMQQAAMFLPTYHALQIGRTIVGRRAAWPVEWHLAVLLGFALLFLALTAGAWRRQRQ, from the coding sequence ATGAACACCTACTGGCTGGAAGCCAAATTCCAATTCCTGTCCCTGCTGCGCACGCCGCGATTCGCTGTACCCACGCTGCTGCTGCCGCCGCTGTTCTACTTGTTTTTCGGCATCCTCATGAACACCGGCCACGTCCCGCCGGTGAGCATGGCGCAGTCGGTTCTCATCGGCTACGCCGTGTTCGGGGCGCTCGCTGCCTCGATGTGGGGCGTAGCCGTCACGCTCGCCAACGAGCGCAATCTCGGTTGGCTGGAGGTGAAGCGCGCCAGCCCCATGCCGTTGGGCTCGTACTTTGCGTCCAAGATTGCCGCTGCCATGGCCTTTTCGCTCACGATTCTGCTGCTGCTCGGGCTGCTGGCCCAGTATCTGGGGCATGTCGGGCTTAGCGCCGCACAGTGGCTTCAACTTGCCATCTGCGTACTGGTAGCCAGCATCCCTTTGTGCGGCATGGGCCTGCTGGTAGGTACTCTCACCAGCGCCAGTGCGACACCGGCGGTGGTCAACCTGATTAGCATGCCCATGGCCATCTGCTCGGGCCTGTGGATCCCTATCGACTTTCTGCCCGCCGAGATGCAGCAGGCAGCCATGTTCCTGCCCACCTATCATGCCTTGCAGATCGGTCGTACAATCGTGGGCAGACGCGCCGCGTGGCCCGTCGAGTGGCATTTGGCGGTCCTGCTGGGTTTCGCGTTGCTGTTCCTCGCTCTCACCGCCGGAGCGTGGCGCCGCCAGCGTCAGTAA